One Bombus pyrosoma isolate SC7728 linkage group LG11, ASM1482585v1, whole genome shotgun sequence DNA segment encodes these proteins:
- the LOC122572280 gene encoding pre-mRNA-processing factor 40 homolog A translates to MASNDGIPPPTAVPGFPPATPNIASTFVPPIMPTAPFIPPPSLPPGPPGIMPPQFSIPPPGFSFPITAAPPPDAGVIAAPPQITAPGIPPPAPIASEAASGVQPIATTEKKTDWTEHKAPDGRTYYYNSATKQSLWEKPDELKTPSELLLSQCPWKEYKSENGKVYYHNVTTKESRWTIPTELEELKARIAAEEAAAAAAAVVASATNTIVPAGIQHLSPNVAIANTSQTSTPEPGGKSAIEQAMAATLAAINIPTPPAKPDEDSNSAKGSANDSRTSTPEPKMQFKDKKEAIEAFKELLRERDVPSNATWEQAVKLIQSDPRYPQMKKLNERKQAFNAYKTQKLKEEREQERLRLKKAKEDLEQFLLENDRMTSTTKYYKCEEMFGNLEVWRAVGDSDRRDIYEDVIFNLAKREKEEAKQLKKRNTKRLAQVLDTMTDVTYRTTWQEAQALLLQHAAFAEDADLLEMDKEDALLVFENHIRQLEKDEEEEKEHEKKRRKRQERKNRDAFISLLDELHEQGKLTSMSLWVELYPMLSADLRFSAMLGQSGSTPLDLFKFYVEDLKSRFHDEKKIIREILKDKNFEVQVNTTFEEFATVVCEDRKSATLDAGNVKLTYNLLLEKAEAREKERVKEETRKFKKLETGFKNLLKTLNVDYQMTWDDVRSKIEEEPDFKAITLESERVRIFKEYQHELEESCSHHHIRSKKKKTKKVKRKSRSRSHSESEGSDKGLKKKRHKSRSPSIPSKSDSSESDTRKSKKKKSKKKRGRSHSRSHSRLPSSEESPERKRKEEKHRRASAHSEGSVTENAEHHELSEDELEKQRAQLLRELQMQQEDN, encoded by the exons ATG GCTTCAAATGATGGTATACCTCCACCTACTGCGGTACCAGGGTTTCCACCAGCGACTCCAAATATTGCTTCCACTTTTGTGCCACCTATTATGCCTACTGCACCTTTTATACCTCCTCCTAGTTTACCACCTGGCCCACCCGGTATAATGCCTCCACAGTTTTCTATACCTCCACCAGGTTTTAGTTTTCCAATTACTGCTGCTCCTCCACCTGATGCTGGAGTCATAG ctGCACCTCCTCAAATAACGGCACCAGGTATTCCTCCCCCTGCACCTATAGCAAGTGAAGCCGCATCAGGTGTTCAACCTATTGCaacaacagaaaaaaaaactgaTTGGACTGAACATAAAGCTCCTGATGGAAggacatattattataatagtgCTACAAAACAATCTTTGTGGGAGAAACCAGATGAGCTAAAAACACCTAGTGAATTGCTTTTATCACAATGCCCTTGGAAAGAATATAAATCAGAGAATGGAAAAGTATATTATCATAATGTGACAACTAAGGAATCTAGGTGGACCATTCCTACAGAGCtagaagaattaaaagcaaGAATCGCAGCTGAAGAGGCTGCAGCTGCAGCTGCAGCAGTTGTTGCGAGTGCTACAAATAC TATAGTTCCTGCAGGTATTCAACATTTATCACCAAATGTTGCAATTGCGAATACATCTCAAACTAGTACACCAGAACCAGGTGGAAAATCTGCAATTGAACAAGCCATGGCTGCAACTCTTGCAGCAATAAACATTCCTACTCCACCTGCAAAGCCAGATGAAGATAGCAATTCTGCAAAAGGATCAGCAAATGATAGTCGTACCAGTACTCCTGAACcaaaaatgcaatttaaagATAAGAAGGAAGCAATTGAAGCATTTAAAGAATTGTTAAGAGAAAGAGATGTTCCATCAAATGCTACATGGGAACAGgcagtaaaattaattcaaagtGATCCTAGATATCcacaaatgaaaaaattaaatgaacgTAAACAAGCATTCAACGCATATAAGACACAGAAACTTAAAGAGGAACGTGAGCAAGAAAGATTAAG ATTGAAGAAAGCTAAGGAAGATttggaacaatttttattagaaaatgataGAATGACAAGTACaacaaagtattataaatgtGAAGAAATGTTTGGTAATTTGGAAGTGTGGAGGGCTGTTGGTGATTCAGATCGTCGGGATATTTATGAggatgttatttttaatttagccaaacgtgaaaaagaagaagcaaaacagttaaaaaagagaaatactaAAAGATTAGCTCAAGTTTTAGATACTATGACCGATGTTACATATAGAACTACTTGGCAAGAAGCACAAGCATTACTTTTACAACACGCAGCTTTTGCAGAAGATGCAGACTTATTAGAAATGGATAAAGAGGATGCATTACTTGTTTTTGAAAATCATATACGCCAACTAGAAaaggatgaagaagaagagaaagaacatgagaaaaaacgtagaaaaagaCAAGAACGAAAAAACAGAGATGCATTTATA AGTTTGTTGGATGAGCTTCATGAACAAGGAAAATTAACATCCATGTCATTGTGGGTAGAACTTTACCCAATGTTATCTGCTGATTTAAGATTTTCAGCTATGCTTGGGCAATCTGGATCAACTCCACtagatttgtttaaattttacgtCGAAGATTTGAAATCTAGATTTCatgacgaaaagaaaattatcagAGAAATtctgaaagataaaaattttgaagtgCAAGTTAATACTACTTTTGAAGAGTTTGCTACAGTCGTATGTGAGGATCGAAAATCTGCAACATTAGATGCAGGCAATGTAAAATTAACGTACAATTTATTACTTGAAAAAGCTGAAGCCCGAGAGAAAGAACGTGTAAAGGAAGAAACTAGAAAGtttaagaaattagaaactggctttaaaaatttactaaaaacTCTTAATGTTGATTATCAAATGACGTGGGACGATGTAAGAAGTAAGATTGAAGAAGAGCCAGATTTCAAAGCAATAACATTAGAAAGCGAGAGAGttagaattttcaaagagTATCAACATGAACTTGAAGAAAGCTGTAGTCATCATCACAttagaagtaaaaaaaagaaaacaaagaaggTGAAACGGAAGTCACGGTCGCGATCACATAGT GAGTCTGAAGGCAGTGATAAAggtttgaagaaaaaaagacataaATCAAGATCACCAAGTATTCCTAGCAAATCGGATAGTTCCGAGTCTGATACTAGAAaatcaaaaaagaagaagagtaaaaagaagagaggtCGTAGTCATTCC CGATCACATTCGAGACTTCCGTCTTCTGAAGAATCAccagaaagaaaacgaaaggaagaaaaacatAGAAGAGCTTCTGCTCATAGTGAAGGGTCTGTTACTGAAAATGCTGAACATCATGAACTTTCAGAGGATGAGTTGGAAAAACAAAGGGCACAACTATTACGTGAATTACAAATGCAGCAAGAAGACAATTGA
- the LOC122572281 gene encoding delta-1-pyrroline-5-carboxylate dehydrogenase, mitochondrial isoform X2, protein MASDCEEVPLVIGNEEIKTDLCRYQVMPHNHKAKVAKYHWATPDLVKKAIDVAVKAQREWEKCPFEQRLEIWLRAADLMATKYRQQLNAATMLGQSKSVIQAEIDSAAELVDFFRMHAYFAKEALKYQPISTNSKETLNSMRYRGMDGFVAAVSPFNFTAIGGNLSYTPALMGNAVLWKPSDTALLSNWWIFKICKEAGVPPGVVNFVPCEGPVFGDTITASPYLSGINFTGSVPTFNRLWMQIGKNLGKYKNYPKLVGECGGKNYHFVHVSADVESVINGTIRSAFEFNGQKCSACSRMYVPESLWPKIKEGLLSLRDALKIGDVRDFTVFTGAVIDATAFKRISGYIEHAKKSPNLKIIGGGKYDDSVGYFIDPTIVETKDPIDKIITEEIFGPVLTIYVYKDSKLDETMKLVESSTPYALTGSIFSQDEKWARRALEEFKYTAGNFYVNDKSTGSVVGQQPFGGSRMSGTNDKAGGPHYVLRWASPQSIKETFVPLREYDYPYMRS, encoded by the exons ATGGCCAGTGATTGTGAGGAAGTACCCCTGGTTAttggaaatgaagaaattaaaacagaTTTATGTAGATATCAAGTTATG CCACATAATCATAAAGCAAAGGTTGCAAAATATCATTGGGCAACACCTGATCTAGTCAAAAAGGCAATAGATGTTGCCGTAAAGGCTCAGCGTGAATGGGAAAAATGTCCATTTGAACAGCGTTTAGAAATCTGGTTGAGGGCAGCTGATTTGATGGCAACAAAATACAGACAGCAATTAAATGCTGCTACAATGCTCGGACAGAGCAAATCTGTTATTCAAGCAGAAATCGATAGTGCAGCAGAATTAGTTGATTTCTTTAGAATGCATGCATATTTTGCCAAAGAGGCTTTAAAATATCAACCAATTTCAACCAATTCtaaagaaacattaaattcAATGAGATATAGAGGAATGGATGGTTTTGTTGCAGCAGTATCACCATTCAACTTTACTGCCATTGGTGGTAATCTTAGCTATACACCTGCTTTAATg GGTAATGCAGTACTCTGGAAGCCATCTGATACAGCTTTACTTTCTAACTGGTGGATTTTTAAGATATGTAAAGAAGCTGGTGTACCACCAGGTGTAGTCAATTTTGTTCCATGTGAAGGTCCCGTTTTTGGTGACACTATAACTGCTTCACCTTATCTATCCGGGATTAATTTTACCGGATCAGTTCCTACGTTTAATCGTTTGTGGATGCAAATTGGTAAAAATCTGGGGAAATATAAGAACTACCCCAAATTAGTAGGCGAATGTGGCggaaaaaattatcatttcgtACACGTGAGTGCTGATGTAGAGTCAGTTATTAATGGGACCATACGAAGCGCTTTTGAATTTAATGGTCAAAAATGTTCAGCTTGCAGTAGAATGTATGTTCCAGAATCATTGTGGCCAAAG ataaaggAAGGCCTTTTATCGCTTCGTGACGCACTTAAGATTGGCGACGTCAGAGATTTTACCGTATTCACCGGAGCCGTTATAGATGCTACTgcatttaaaagaatttctgGTTATATCGAACATGCCAAAAAATCGcctaatttaaaaattatcggCGGTGGGAAATACGATGATTC GGTTGGGTACTTCATTGATCCGACAATAGTAGAAACAAAAGACCCTATAGATAAGATAATAACAGAGGAAATATTTGGCCCTGTATTAacaatatatgtttataaagaTTCAAAACTcgatgaaacgatgaaattgGTAGAATCCTCGACACCTTATGCTTTAACTGGATCGATATTCTCGCAAGACGA AAAATGGGCGAGAAGAGCTCtcgaagaatttaaatatacagcTGGCAATTTCTATGTTAATGATAAATCGACGGGCTCGGTCGTTGGTCAGCAACCGTTCGGTGGTAGTAGAATGTCTGGAACAAATGATAAGGCTGGCGGACCTCATTACGTTCTTCGTTGGGCATCGCCACAGTCAATCAAAGAAACATTTGTTCCTTTGCGTGAATACGATTATCCATATATGAGGTCTTAG
- the LOC122572282 gene encoding uncharacterized protein LOC122572282 has protein sequence MASIYALFLTLILVFSIAVQLQMLIADPKKLCTIFHYYATNAEDSNKSSVRNILQHYSKEPNVFSVPSSDSKISLTNLRTVSSWPVIPNQTLSIPNPTVKIESRNSKEAEPNVVAKYSSTFVKTDQVLPVVDITWDYNSYRFKTFESCLRNCYGDRYPPGEVVLNSMQLNLLDSHTNVPMNVAGLFDFMKEESEPRLNTVSRKLEIEYLNPLDHFVTKQPGRPETVERFTETDEQDRWYNTAKSQQEDAIGPVITGREKNQPNRRSSRKIEAPCKCYLSSSRRVCGTNDS, from the exons ATGGCGAGCATCTACGCTCTGTTTCTCACTTTGATCCTTGTGTTTTCTATCGCCGTTCAGCTCCAAATGTTAATc GCAGATCCAAAGAAGCTATGCACGATTTTCCATTACTACGCGACCAACGCGGAAGATTCCAACAAATCATCCGTCCGTAACATACTGCAACACTATTCCAAAGAACCTAACGTCTTCAGCGTTCCCAGCTCCGATTCCAAGATATCGTTGACCAACCTGAGAACTGTTTCATCTTGGCCAGTGATACCGAACCAAACGCTATCGATCCCTAACCCAACGGTCAAGATAGAATCTAGAAATTCGAAGGAAGCTGAGCCGAATGTGGTCGCGAAATATTCGTCCACGTTCGTGAAAACCGATCAAGTTTTACCTGTCGTTGACATCACATGGGATTACAATTCGTATCGATTCAAAACGTTTGAGTCGTGCTTACGAAATTGTTACGGGGATAGGTATCCACCAGGTGAAGTGGTGTTGAACTCGATGCAGCTGAATCTGTTGGATTCTCACACGAACGTCCCGATGAACGTTGCCGGTCTATTCGATTTCATGAAAGAAGAGAGCGAACCGCGTTTGAACACCGTGTCGAGAAAGCTGGAAATTGAGTATCTTAATCCGTTGGATCACTTTGTGACGAAACAACCTGGTAGACCGGAGACTGTGGAGAGATTCACGGAAACGGATGAGCAGGATCGGTGGTACAATACAGCCAAGAGCCAACAGGAGGACGCTATCGGGCCCGTAATCACCGGCCGAGAAAAGAATCAGCCGAATCGAAGATCCTCCAGGAAGATCGAGGCCCCTTGCAAATGCTATTTGTCCTCGTCTCGGCGTGTTTGCGGGACGAATGACTCTTGA
- the LOC122572281 gene encoding delta-1-pyrroline-5-carboxylate dehydrogenase, mitochondrial isoform X1, translated as MLSLCRQALIINSQKVGTRYLGTIIPLPNPAEFPLENEPVLNYKKGSPERAELERALDKMASDCEEVPLVIGNEEIKTDLCRYQVMPHNHKAKVAKYHWATPDLVKKAIDVAVKAQREWEKCPFEQRLEIWLRAADLMATKYRQQLNAATMLGQSKSVIQAEIDSAAELVDFFRMHAYFAKEALKYQPISTNSKETLNSMRYRGMDGFVAAVSPFNFTAIGGNLSYTPALMGNAVLWKPSDTALLSNWWIFKICKEAGVPPGVVNFVPCEGPVFGDTITASPYLSGINFTGSVPTFNRLWMQIGKNLGKYKNYPKLVGECGGKNYHFVHVSADVESVINGTIRSAFEFNGQKCSACSRMYVPESLWPKIKEGLLSLRDALKIGDVRDFTVFTGAVIDATAFKRISGYIEHAKKSPNLKIIGGGKYDDSVGYFIDPTIVETKDPIDKIITEEIFGPVLTIYVYKDSKLDETMKLVESSTPYALTGSIFSQDEKWARRALEEFKYTAGNFYVNDKSTGSVVGQQPFGGSRMSGTNDKAGGPHYVLRWASPQSIKETFVPLREYDYPYMRS; from the exons ATGTTGAGTCTTTGCCGTCAAGCGTTAATAATTAACAGTCAAAA AGTTGGTACAAGATATTTAGGAACAATAATACCATTGCCAAATCCTGCTGAATTTCCTTTGGAAAATGAACCTGTccttaattataaaaaaggtAGCCCTGAGAGGGCAGAATTGGAGAGAGCTTTGGATAAAATGGCCAGTGATTGTGAGGAAGTACCCCTGGTTAttggaaatgaagaaattaaaacagaTTTATGTAGATATCAAGTTATG CCACATAATCATAAAGCAAAGGTTGCAAAATATCATTGGGCAACACCTGATCTAGTCAAAAAGGCAATAGATGTTGCCGTAAAGGCTCAGCGTGAATGGGAAAAATGTCCATTTGAACAGCGTTTAGAAATCTGGTTGAGGGCAGCTGATTTGATGGCAACAAAATACAGACAGCAATTAAATGCTGCTACAATGCTCGGACAGAGCAAATCTGTTATTCAAGCAGAAATCGATAGTGCAGCAGAATTAGTTGATTTCTTTAGAATGCATGCATATTTTGCCAAAGAGGCTTTAAAATATCAACCAATTTCAACCAATTCtaaagaaacattaaattcAATGAGATATAGAGGAATGGATGGTTTTGTTGCAGCAGTATCACCATTCAACTTTACTGCCATTGGTGGTAATCTTAGCTATACACCTGCTTTAATg GGTAATGCAGTACTCTGGAAGCCATCTGATACAGCTTTACTTTCTAACTGGTGGATTTTTAAGATATGTAAAGAAGCTGGTGTACCACCAGGTGTAGTCAATTTTGTTCCATGTGAAGGTCCCGTTTTTGGTGACACTATAACTGCTTCACCTTATCTATCCGGGATTAATTTTACCGGATCAGTTCCTACGTTTAATCGTTTGTGGATGCAAATTGGTAAAAATCTGGGGAAATATAAGAACTACCCCAAATTAGTAGGCGAATGTGGCggaaaaaattatcatttcgtACACGTGAGTGCTGATGTAGAGTCAGTTATTAATGGGACCATACGAAGCGCTTTTGAATTTAATGGTCAAAAATGTTCAGCTTGCAGTAGAATGTATGTTCCAGAATCATTGTGGCCAAAG ataaaggAAGGCCTTTTATCGCTTCGTGACGCACTTAAGATTGGCGACGTCAGAGATTTTACCGTATTCACCGGAGCCGTTATAGATGCTACTgcatttaaaagaatttctgGTTATATCGAACATGCCAAAAAATCGcctaatttaaaaattatcggCGGTGGGAAATACGATGATTC GGTTGGGTACTTCATTGATCCGACAATAGTAGAAACAAAAGACCCTATAGATAAGATAATAACAGAGGAAATATTTGGCCCTGTATTAacaatatatgtttataaagaTTCAAAACTcgatgaaacgatgaaattgGTAGAATCCTCGACACCTTATGCTTTAACTGGATCGATATTCTCGCAAGACGA AAAATGGGCGAGAAGAGCTCtcgaagaatttaaatatacagcTGGCAATTTCTATGTTAATGATAAATCGACGGGCTCGGTCGTTGGTCAGCAACCGTTCGGTGGTAGTAGAATGTCTGGAACAAATGATAAGGCTGGCGGACCTCATTACGTTCTTCGTTGGGCATCGCCACAGTCAATCAAAGAAACATTTGTTCCTTTGCGTGAATACGATTATCCATATATGAGGTCTTAG